Proteins from one Sarcophilus harrisii chromosome 2, mSarHar1.11, whole genome shotgun sequence genomic window:
- the REXO4 gene encoding RNA exonuclease 4 has translation MKVKARVAEPSEARAAAKPELVQKQQQQKKKKKRFWKKYPQAAAEASRKAESKDGRAGPGAGPGAALPPKGPQEFSHNWKALQELLKQKTTNPEKLVPASPRNSRKQTKSHYQNGKHVFKEEEHGDAELPKMTGKTGQPFKASVSLGSLNDTKVVLHKKFSETKGKDNGTETKKRKNGGLHQKIVDIKHKKRKTEELVTPSPTESDIWFDDVDPKDIEAAIGPEAAKIARKKLGLKENNISLVKEGAFEGMTKVVAMDCEMVGAGPDGEENILARVSIVNQFGKCIYDKYVKPTEKVTDYRTDVSGIRPEDIKYGEEYQVVQKEVAELLKDRILVGHALHNDLKILLLDHPKKKIRDTQKYKPFRTQVKSGRPSLKLLSEKILGIKIQQSEHCSIQDAQAAMRLYVMVKKHWEGIIKDKYKLPREKKIKA, from the exons ATGAAAGTGAAGGCCAGAGTCGCCGAGCCTTCCGAGGCGCGCGCGGCGGCCAAGCCGGAGCTCGtccagaagcagcagcagcagaagaagaagaagaagagattcTGGAAAAAATACCCGCAGGCGGCCGCGGAAGCTTCCCGGAAAGCGGAGAGCAAGGACGGCCgggcggggccgggggcggggccgggggcggCGCTGCCCCCCAAAGGGCCGCAAGAATTCTCCCACAACTGGAAGGCCTTGCAAGAA CTGTTGAAACAAAAAACGACAAATCCAGAAAAGTTAGTTCCTGCCTCTCCAAGGAATTccagaaaacaaaccaaaagccACTACCAGAATGGCAAGCatgtttttaaagaggaagaacatGGTGATGCAGAACTACCAAAGATGACAGGCAAAACAGGCCAACCCTTCAAGGCTTCTGTCTCTTTAGGATCTTTAAATGACACGAAGGTTGTCCTTCATAAAAAATTCAGTGAAACAAAGGGAAAAGACAATGGAACtgaaaccaagaaaagaaaaaatggtggCCTTCACCAGAAAATCGTAGACATCAAGCATaagaagaggaaaacagaagaattagtaACTCCTTCACCAACAGA atCAGACATCTGGTTTGATGATGTAGATCCTAAAGATATTGAAGCTGCCATTGGTCCAGAAGCTGCAAAAATAGCCCGAAAAAAACTGGgtctaaaggaaaataatatatcactgGTAAAAGAAGGAGCATTCGAAGG CATGACCAAAGTCGTAGCTATGGACTGCGAGATGGTGGGAGCAGGGCCAGATGGGGAAGAAAACATCCTTGCCCGAGTGTCCATTGTGAACCAGTTTGGAAAGTGTATTTATGACAAGTACGTCAAACCAACAGAGAAAGTGACTGATTACCGGACAGATGTCAGTGGGATTCGGCCAGAAGACATCAAATATG GAGAAGAGTACCAAGTTGTTCAAAAGGAGGTGGCAGAACTGCTTAAGGACAGGATTCTAGTTGGACATGCCCTTCATAATGACTTAAAG ATTCTACTTCTTGATCATCCCAAAAAGAAGATCCGGGATACCCAGAAATATAAACCTTTCAGGACACAAGTAAAG AGTGGAAGACCATCTCTGAAACTGCTCAGTGAGAAAATTCTTGGTATCAAAATACAGCAGTCAGAACATTGTTCG ATTCAAGATGCCCAGGCAGCAATGAGACTCTATGTAATGGTAAAAAAACATTGGGAAGGAATCATCAAAGACAAATATAAACtaccaagagagaaaaagataaaagcataA